Proteins from one Listeria weihenstephanensis genomic window:
- a CDS encoding PSP1 domain-containing protein codes for MPKVVGVRFKEAGKIYYFSPEKLKIIEGQGVIVENAQGIEFGKAVIGPREVDDEDVVMPLKRVLRVATDADYKCVAENAASCERAFLLCDEKIHEHKIEMNLVDVDYTFDRNKIIFYFTAEGRVDFRELVKDLAAIFRTRIELRQIGVRDEAKLLGGIGPCGRMLCCSTFLGDFEPVSIKMAKDQNLSLNPTKISGLCGRLMCCLKYENDEYETAKKEMPDVGQHVVTPDGKARVVGINLLGRIMQVRLPDQDAVIEYALEELRPFNAFSKEPAKS; via the coding sequence TTGCCAAAAGTTGTAGGCGTCCGTTTCAAGGAAGCCGGTAAAATATATTATTTTTCGCCCGAGAAACTCAAGATTATAGAGGGACAAGGCGTTATCGTCGAAAATGCACAGGGAATAGAGTTTGGGAAAGCTGTTATTGGACCACGAGAAGTCGATGATGAAGACGTTGTTATGCCTTTAAAACGAGTATTACGCGTTGCAACCGACGCTGATTATAAATGTGTCGCAGAAAATGCAGCTTCCTGTGAGCGAGCGTTTTTACTATGCGATGAGAAGATTCACGAACACAAAATCGAGATGAATCTGGTAGACGTTGATTATACATTTGATCGCAATAAAATTATTTTCTATTTCACCGCAGAAGGTCGCGTCGATTTTCGTGAACTAGTGAAGGATTTAGCAGCTATTTTCCGTACGCGGATCGAATTACGCCAAATCGGAGTACGTGATGAAGCGAAATTGCTAGGTGGAATTGGTCCATGTGGCCGTATGCTCTGCTGTTCCACGTTTTTAGGTGATTTTGAACCAGTTTCCATCAAGATGGCAAAAGATCAGAACCTATCGCTTAATCCGACGAAGATTTCCGGACTTTGCGGTCGTTTAATGTGTTGTTTGAAATATGAGAATGATGAATATGAAACGGCGAAAAAAGAGATGCCTGATGTTGGTCAACACGTTGTCACCCCTGATGGTAAAGCACGCGTTGTAGGCATCAACTTACTCGGCCGAATTATGCAAGTTAGATTACCAGATCAAGACGCGGTCATTGAATATGCATTAGAAGAATTACGTCCATTTAATGCCTTTTCAAAAGAACCGGCGAAGTCTTGA
- the holB gene encoding DNA polymerase III subunit delta', translating to MGRQADLLSMQPIAMQLFIKSIQMDRLAHGYLLEGARGTGKKRTAKWLAQTRFCLEKSDDEMACGTCNNCLRIDSDNHPDVHWLEPDGNSIKIDQVRELKQELSKRGMESDRKVLIIDSADKMTVQSANSLLKFIEEPDGGMLILFLTANPQQILPTIQSRLQPVSFRALPFEAFVVDLVAQGILEQKARVLASLAGNAEQALAWNEDEWFAEARNVTIKLYEGLHHQGVDPILLIHESWMPIFKDKTQLHLGLEMLLLLYRDRLHLSLNDEYQPICMEQEAMLKQGILRKSLTDTTAEMEIILEAKRKLDSNMNTQLLMEQLVLKIQGR from the coding sequence GTGGGACGACAAGCAGATCTATTATCGATGCAACCGATCGCTATGCAATTATTCATAAAAAGCATTCAAATGGACCGCTTGGCACATGGTTATTTACTAGAAGGCGCGCGTGGAACTGGTAAGAAGCGCACTGCTAAATGGCTTGCTCAGACCCGCTTTTGCTTAGAAAAAAGTGATGATGAAATGGCTTGCGGAACTTGTAATAACTGCCTGCGAATCGATAGCGATAACCACCCCGATGTTCATTGGCTAGAACCAGATGGCAACAGTATCAAAATTGATCAAGTACGAGAATTAAAGCAGGAACTTTCTAAGCGTGGTATGGAGTCAGATCGTAAAGTTCTGATTATCGATAGCGCAGACAAGATGACGGTTCAATCTGCCAATTCTTTGCTTAAATTTATAGAAGAACCAGATGGCGGGATGTTGATTCTTTTTCTGACCGCAAATCCACAGCAAATTTTGCCGACAATTCAGTCTAGACTTCAACCAGTGAGCTTCCGAGCTTTGCCGTTTGAAGCATTTGTAGTAGACTTAGTTGCGCAAGGAATTTTAGAACAAAAAGCACGTGTGTTGGCAAGTCTCGCTGGAAATGCCGAACAAGCACTTGCATGGAATGAAGACGAGTGGTTTGCCGAGGCGCGCAACGTGACAATCAAGCTATACGAAGGGTTACACCACCAAGGCGTCGATCCGATTTTACTAATTCACGAGTCGTGGATGCCGATATTTAAAGATAAAACACAGTTGCACTTAGGCTTAGAAATGTTGCTACTCCTATATCGCGATCGCCTGCACTTATCACTAAATGATGAGTACCAACCGATCTGCATGGAGCAAGAAGCGATGTTAAAACAAGGAATATTACGCAAGTCACTAACCGACACGACTGCTGAAATGGAAATCATATTAGAAGCAAAGCGCAAACTCGATTCCAATATGAACACCCAGTTATTAATGGAGCAACTCGTACTCAAAATTCAAGGGAGGTAG